A DNA window from Bubalus bubalis isolate 160015118507 breed Murrah chromosome 20, NDDB_SH_1, whole genome shotgun sequence contains the following coding sequences:
- the LOC102391652 gene encoding histidine triad nucleotide-binding protein 1, whose protein sequence is MADEIAKAQVTQPGGDTIFKKIIRKEIPAKIIYEDDQCLAFHDISPQAPTHFLVIPKKHISQISAAADDESLLGHLMIVGKKCAAHLGLKKGYRTVVNEGSGGCQSVYHVLPHALGGRQMNRNPEFKVLETQPINLNPVTVTQHLQGPTVLTDSWVLGTVKLTSPGD, encoded by the exons atggcAGATGAGATCGCCAAGGCTCAGGTCACCCAGCCTGGCGGCGACACCATCTTCAAGAAGATCATTCGCAAGGAAATCCCAGCCAAAATTATTTATGAGGATGACCAGTGTCTTGCTTTCCATGACATTTCCCCTCAAGCACCAACACATTTTCTGGTGATACCCAAGAAACATATATCCCAGATTTCTGCAGCAGCAGATGATGAAAGTCTTCTTGGACATCTGATGATTGTTGGCAAGAAATGTGCTGCTCATCTGGGCCTGAAAAAGGGCTATCGAACGGTGGTGAATGAAGGTTCAGGTGGGTGCCAGTCTGTCTATCACGTTCTTCCCCATGCTCTTGGAGGTCGGCAGATGAACAGGAATCCTG AGTTCAAAGTCCTAGAGACTCAGCCGATCAACCTGAACCCTGTAACGGTGACTCAGCATCTTCAAGGCCCCACTGTACTTACTGACTCCTGGGTCCTTGGCACAGTCAAGTTAACTAGTCCAGGTGACTAA